In the Drosophila willistoni isolate 14030-0811.24 chromosome 3R, UCI_dwil_1.1, whole genome shotgun sequence genome, AGTTAtctcgttgttgttggtgttgttgatTTCAAAGATTTCAATGTAAGCTCAAGTCGAGTTTTTAATTATCGCTATTTGGTCTTATGTAATGGGTTTTTATTATGTAGGAAGACCATTtcatgttttctttttgtttttacagcCAAGCTGCTTGGCTCATAATTATTTGTGGCATACCCATTTTAGGAAGAGGGGGGGTATATTAAAATCGGCAATATATATTCACATGTGCAGTGAAAATTCGCTAAGCgaagcaaacatttttttaaaacaattttgtcCTTGAGTGGACAACAATTGGATCACCCAATGAGTTTTTAATTGTCAGGGCATTACAGGGTATAAGGCATGTCGTTCCAAAGTATACATATCATTATGGCCCAAATGAAGCGAAACATTATTAATAGCGttacaaaaaaattgattagaaaatttaaattaggTGAAATAATTTACACAATTGTAAATTATAGTCCTGGATTTCAATTGAGATTGTTGTAATAATATGAATCTGTGGGCAACAAATTTTAAGATTTATCTAACTAACTCTCATCTGAACAGTGAAATTCGCACATCTAACTCTCGAAAGTGCTTGCGATTTGCTTAATCAAATAGAGAATCATTCACCTGTGATTTCTATAGATGCTAATTAACCTTGGCCTTTCCATTATCTGATTCActtaaaaatagaaatatgGTCTCATAATCGCAAATCCATGTTGTGAAGGGTCATTGAAACCACTTTCCATTCAATCAATTAACTTGCCGTTTTGATGCCTTTTATTATCTGTGTTTTCTCTTTCAGGAACCAATGTCAATCACAGACAACACAGAGCAAAATGTGTAATTTTGGGCACTCCAATTGGAGGAGGAGCAAGtggaggcagcagcagcggtaGCTGTCGACAATTTCATTTAGCAACTAATCATTGTTCTGCTAGCAGACAAATTGTTCTGGAACCAGCCTGGGCCATTCCAGCGTACATAGATGTGACCAATGGCACCACCACTTGGGATGAATCGGAAGGGCCCACCAGTAGATCTGCATCGGGCACCAGTACTACAAAAGCTGGCGGACCTGTTGGTTCTGGTTCTAATGGTGGATCACCAACAAGTGGTGGTAATCCGCCAAGTGGAACGGGCAATGGCAACGGCGGCTCTGGAGGCGGCGATAAATTACTTTCGTGTCCAAAATGCGGCAGCGCCTGCACacaggtggagacatttgttAGCTCCACAAGATTTGTCAAGTGCGCCAAGTGCAATTATTTCTTCGTGGTCCTCTCCGAGGTAGAGACGAAACAGCGTGTCAAGGATGAGCCAAAGAATCAACGTAAACCACCGCCCCCGCCTCAAAAGATCATGGAATATCTGGACAAGCATGTCGTGGGTCAAGAGTTCGCCAAGAAGGTCTTGGCCGTAGCCGTTTACAATCACTACAAGCGCATCCATCATAATCTGCCCCAGACGCAACAACAAccgcagcaacaacagcacgGCGGGGGATTGGACGGCATACCCAggccagatttgttgcataTAACCGGCATTGGCCACACGCTTAACAGTACACCGGGCAACGAATTACCCCCAAAGTCTCCAGCTCAAATGGGTGGCTTAAGCGGCAGCGGCATGGGTGGCTCTGGTCTTAGTGGCGCGATTGGTGTCGGAGCGACCACGAGGAACGGCAGCGGTGGTGACCATCGCACCGGCTCCGAAATTCTCGACAGACAATCCAACGATGTCAAACTCGAAAAGAGCAACATTATTATGCTAGGACCTACGGGTTCAGGGAAAACTCTTATTGCCCAAACAATTGCTCGCTGCCTAGATGTTCCTTTTGCCATCTGCGATTGCACCACTCTCACCCAGGCTGGCTATGTGGGCGAGGACATTGAGAGTGTCATCTCCAAGCTGTTGCAAGATGCCAACTACAATGTAGAACGAGCTCAGACAGGTATTGTCTTTCTTGATGAGGTGGACAAAATCGGCGCCGTTCCAGGCATTCATCAATTGAGGGATGTGGGTGGTGAAGGTGTCCAACAGGGTATGC is a window encoding:
- the LOC6649746 gene encoding ATP-dependent Clp protease ATP-binding subunit clpX-like, mitochondrial, with product MSMVRRIILLGPKYGIWAKGTNVNHRQHRAKCVILGTPIGGGASGGSSSGSCRQFHLATNHCSASRQIVLEPAWAIPAYIDVTNGTTTWDESEGPTSRSASGTSTTKAGGPVGSGSNGGSPTSGGNPPSGTGNGNGGSGGGDKLLSCPKCGSACTQVETFVSSTRFVKCAKCNYFFVVLSEVETKQRVKDEPKNQRKPPPPPQKIMEYLDKHVVGQEFAKKVLAVAVYNHYKRIHHNLPQTQQQPQQQQHGGGLDGIPRPDLLHITGIGHTLNSTPGNELPPKSPAQMGGLSGSGMGGSGLSGAIGVGATTRNGSGGDHRTGSEILDRQSNDVKLEKSNIIMLGPTGSGKTLIAQTIARCLDVPFAICDCTTLTQAGYVGEDIESVISKLLQDANYNVERAQTGIVFLDEVDKIGAVPGIHQLRDVGGEGVQQGMLKMLEGTVVNVPERNSPRKLRGETVQVDTTNILFVASGAYTGLDRLIGRRLNEKYLGFGMPSSSGSGRRAAQSAATPMDNDQEERDKCLTKVQARDLVEFGMIPEFVGRFPVIVPFHSLNINMLVRILTEPRNALVPQYKALLGLDEVDLTFTEDAVKSIATLAMERHTGARGLRSIMEQLLLDPMFIVPGSDIRRVHITADYVKGNSTPVYTRESDDLTAKGTSGSATESDDNDKNFEDSEKSIATDTLIGSS